The following proteins are encoded in a genomic region of Streptomyces collinus Tu 365:
- a CDS encoding DUF2267 domain-containing protein: protein MNEQEFVRTVAERTGLSRQEAADLTRATLETLAHRLSAGEARDLITELPEGLAEAVRRGTTDRIERFGHLDSVRRVAQRTMLKEEEADRGVRAVLALLREAISEKEFNDLMSQLGTDFSQALESAG from the coding sequence ATGAACGAGCAGGAATTCGTACGTACCGTCGCCGAGCGCACCGGACTGAGCCGGCAGGAGGCGGCAGACCTGACCCGGGCCACGCTCGAGACGCTGGCCCACAGGCTGAGCGCCGGGGAGGCCAGGGACCTGATCACCGAGCTCCCCGAGGGCCTCGCGGAGGCGGTGCGCCGGGGAACCACGGACCGCATCGAGCGCTTCGGTCACCTCGACAGCGTCCGGCGCGTGGCGCAACGCACCATGCTCAAGGAGGAGGAAGCCGACCGGGGTGTGCGGGCCGTACTGGCCTTGCTCCGAGAGGCGATCAGCGAGAAGGAGTTCAACGACCTGATGTCGCAGCTCGGAACGGACTTCTCACAGGCCCTCGAATCCGCCGGGTGA
- a CDS encoding LysR family transcriptional regulator yields MELRQLEHFIAVAEELSFTRAARRLHVVQSGVSAAIRSLERELGCALFERTSQQVRLTGAGAALLPEARATLNAAQAAQDAVGAAQDTLRGTVNVGAMASVEVVDLPALLGQLHARHPAIDVRLRLATAGSAGLAQALLSGDLDVAFLSLPERKPAGIDARELATVPLVLAVSAAHPLAQRGEVALADLAGEPFVDFPPGYGNREVVDRAFAAAGVVRRVALEVPDIDMGAALVRHGLGIAFLPAFAVARTPGLHVLDVHDTLLRWSMHLGTSSTRRPTSALKALLDLVDLHVIAL; encoded by the coding sequence GTGGAGCTACGTCAGCTGGAGCACTTCATCGCGGTCGCCGAGGAACTGAGTTTCACGCGTGCCGCCCGTCGGCTGCACGTGGTGCAGTCAGGGGTGTCCGCCGCGATCCGCTCACTGGAGCGCGAGCTCGGCTGCGCGCTGTTCGAGCGCACGTCGCAGCAGGTCCGGCTCACCGGGGCGGGCGCCGCGCTGCTGCCGGAGGCTCGGGCCACCCTGAACGCCGCCCAGGCCGCCCAGGACGCCGTGGGCGCCGCACAGGACACGCTGCGCGGCACGGTGAACGTGGGCGCCATGGCCTCGGTCGAGGTGGTGGACCTGCCTGCGCTCCTCGGGCAGCTGCACGCGCGGCACCCGGCGATCGACGTCCGGCTGCGGCTGGCGACGGCCGGGTCTGCGGGACTGGCGCAGGCGCTGCTCAGCGGGGACCTCGACGTGGCCTTCCTGTCGCTGCCCGAGCGCAAGCCCGCCGGGATCGACGCACGGGAGCTGGCCACGGTGCCGCTCGTCCTGGCGGTCAGCGCCGCCCATCCGCTCGCGCAACGGGGCGAGGTGGCGCTTGCGGACCTCGCGGGGGAGCCCTTCGTGGACTTCCCACCGGGCTACGGCAACCGAGAGGTGGTCGACCGGGCGTTCGCGGCGGCGGGCGTCGTACGCCGGGTGGCACTGGAAGTGCCCGACATCGACATGGGGGCGGCACTGGTCCGGCACGGACTGGGCATCGCCTTCCTGCCCGCGTTCGCCGTCGCCCGCACCCCCGGCCTGCACGTCCTGGACGTCCACGACACCCTGCTCCGCTGGAGCATGCATCTCGGCACGTCATCGACCCGGCGGCCCACCTCGGCCCTGAAGGCCCTGCTCGACCTGGTGGACCTGCACGTCATCGCCCTGTGA